A window from Drosophila subobscura isolate 14011-0131.10 chromosome O, UCBerk_Dsub_1.0, whole genome shotgun sequence encodes these proteins:
- the LOC117896953 gene encoding uncharacterized protein LOC117896953, which produces MCVNNSCVFVIVGLAIILIGIAVPGLGRNETRPTAATLREDCGSTQRMVDECFKDLPPHLMEFLQNTKIVISKRDIMTKCNIFNRGMQCFDAYSKRCLNDRKLETFKNNVEGARRFFYKFCGDVDFQRDYLRHKDCFAYIQLDWVSCTSEFESILSEEVHDGTRNASEKFMEFCCARYAYENCIYNSARYKCYKNSAEFARETAKMLSDEKHFRNCAILENICGQASHLARQWLGTQLTLLLILFVVRLLP; this is translated from the exons ATGTGCGTAAACAACTCCTGTGTGTTCGTAATTGTTGGGCTGGCAATCATACTGATTGGGATTGCGGTGCCCGGACTTGGCCGAAATGAAACAAGACCGACGGCGGCCACTCTGAGGGAGGATTGCGGCAGCACGCAGAGAATGGTGGATGAGTGCTTCAAGGACTTGCCGCCACATCTGATGGAGTTCCTGCAGAACACCAAAATCGTCATCAGCAAGAGAGACATCATGACAAAGTGCAA caTATTCAATCGTGGCATGCAATGCTTCGATGCCTACTCGAAGCGGTGCCTGAACGACCGTAAGCTGGAAACCTTTAAGAACAATGTGGAGGGAGCCCGTCgatttttctataaattttgCGGCGACGTGGATTTTCAGCGAG ATTACCTGAGGCACAAGGACTGCTTCGCCTACATCCAATTGGATTGGGTCAGCTGCACATCCGAATTCGAGAGCATCCTCAGTGAGGAAGTGCACGATGGGACGCGAAATGCGAGCGAAAAATTCATGGAGTTCTGTTG TGCCCGCTACGCCTACGAGAACTGCATCTACAACAGCGCGAGGTACAAGTGCTACAAGAACTCGGCGGAGTTTGCCCGGGAAACGGCAAAAATGCTGTCCGACGAGAAGCACTTCAGGAACTGCGCCATTCTCGAGAATATCTGCGGACAAGCCTCACATCTGGCCCGCCAATGGCTGGGCACGCAGTTGACCCTGCTCCTGATTCTGTTTGTGGTGCGACTCCTGCCTTAA
- the LOC117897973 gene encoding 39S ribosomal protein L11, mitochondrial, whose product MSKAAGKLKSLKKTVERVTHTSKLKTNIPAGMAAAGPPLGPMLGQRAINIAAFCKDFNTKTAEMIEGVPLPCRISVNSDRSYDLAIHHPPATFFLKQAAGIQRGTMTPGKEVAGMITLKHLYEIAAIKIQDPPNALLSMQQMCEMLISIARTCGIKVVRDLDPATYGEFLEERKIIVEQQRRELQEKREAKMLRTG is encoded by the exons atgtccAAAGCAGCCGGTAAATTGAAGTCCCTGAAGAAGACAGTGGAGCGGGTAACGCATACAAGCAAACTGAAGACCAACATACCCGCCGGCATGGCGGCAGCGGGTCCGCCACTGGGACCCATGCTGGGTCAG CGTGCCATCAACATAGCCGCATTTTGCAAGGACTTCAACACGAAAACAGCCGAAATGATTGAGGgcgtgcccctgccctgccgcatATCCGTAAACAGCGATCGCAGCTACGACCTGGCCATACACCATCCGCCTGCGACTTTCTTTCTAAAGCAGGCGGCGGGCATACAGCGTGGCACAATGACGCCTGGAAAGGAAGTAGCCGGCATGATTACCCTGAAGCATTTATACGAAATTGCGGCCATTAAGATTCAAGATCCGCCCAATGCCCTCCTGTCTATGCAG CAAATGTGCGAGATGCTCATCAGCATTGCACGAACCTGTGGCATTAAGGTGGTACGCGATTTGGATCCAGCGACCTACGGGGAGTTTCTGGAGGAGCGCAAGATCattgtggagcagcagcgacgtgAGCTGCAGGAGAAGCGAGAGGCAAAGATGCTGCGCACGGGCTAG
- the LOC117897972 gene encoding ribosomal RNA processing protein 36 homolog produces MDLSSSESAPDSEPEEVSEDESQSAIREDLKGMSFEEIMQLKEQLGAKVYKEAVLGSKSAPAKKQKTKTDLKRLNKNRPREMSSRKQVPFLGAEHRVERKKEVELRDPRFDEKSGDYNIETFKKNYKFVTNIRDKEVGQLKKQLDEVADTEEKQKIKHTMQRLINKNVEDKRWHIKQQTLKKERDNIQKSHNEGQQPHYLTKKERRAKELVAQFELLKSTGKLNKHLEKRRKKNAAKDRKRIGLD; encoded by the exons ATGGATCTGTCTTCTAGTGAGTCCGCGCCAGACTCGGAGCCCGAGGAAGTCAGTGAAGATGAAAGCCAG TCTGCCATTCGGGAAGATCTTAAGGGAATGTCCTTCGAGGAGATTAtgcagctgaaggagcagctggGCGCCAAGGTCTACAAGGAGGCAGTGCTAGGGAGTAAAAGCGCCCcggcaaagaaacaaaaaaccaaaacggaCCTCAAGCGTCTCAACAAAAATCGCCCGCGGGAAATGAGCTCCAGGAAACAGGTGCCCTTCCTGGGCGCTGAGCACCGCGTGGAGCGCAAAAAAGAGGTTGAACTGCGGGATCCACGATTCGATGAAAAGTCGGGGGACTACAACATTGAAACCTTCAAGAAAAACTACAAGTTTGTGACGAATATACGTGACAAGGAAGTTGGCCAATTGAAGAAGCAACTGGACGAAGTGGCGGATACcgaggagaagcagaaaatCAAGCACACCATGCAGAGGCTCATCAACAAGAATGTGGAGGACAAGCGGTGGCACATCAAGCAGCAAACCCTGAAAAAGGAGCGTGACAACATCCAAAAGTCACACAACGAAGGACAGCAGCCTCACTATCTCACCAAGA AGGAACGTCGTGCCAAGGAGCTGGTGGCCCAGTTCGAACTGCTGAAGAGCACAGGAAAGCTGAACAAGCATTTGGAGAAGAGGCGCAAGAAGAATGCTGCCAAGGACAGAAAGCGGATTGGTCTAGATTAG